The genomic stretch TGAATTGTTATTATACATTAGTATAAAGCTGTAGAGGCAGTGTCGTTGCCGATCTATACATGACCTATACGACGGTGATTTTTTTGCTCCCTAGGTTATTCAATAGACCTATAGCTGTTGCTTGCTCAAACCCGTTTCGCACGAATAAGTCTTGCACTTGCGGCGCTGCTTTCGGCGCACAAGCAACCAACAACCCACCGTTGGTTTGAGGGTCAGTCAATAGTGCTTTAATGGTCTTTGCTTTATCGGATAGGGAGGTATCATTTCGGCAATTCTCCCAGTTGCGCAGAGCAGCTCCTGCAGTGATGCCATTTGTTGCCAGATCTACTGCTTGACTTAGCAATGGAATATCATCGACATTAAGCACAGCCTGCAGTTTTGATGCTTTGCATATCTCTAATAAGTGTCCCAATAGACCGAAACCGGTAACATCAGTTATTGCGTGCACCGCTTTTAGCCGTGCCAGTTCGCCACCTACGCTGTTGAGTTGGCTGGCATAATTGATCAAGGTTTTATATCCTGATTGATCTAGTTTTCCCTGTTTATAAGCGGTTGCTAAGACACCTATCCCAAGCGGTTTACCCAATAGTAAAACATCGTTGGCTTGTGCCGTACTATTCCTTTTTATATGATTAGGATGTGCGGTGCCACAAACTGAAAGACCGTAAAAAGGTTCCTGGCAATCGAT from Chromatiales bacterium encodes the following:
- the selD gene encoding selenide, water dikinase SelD; the protein is MTKNFKLTALSHGGGCGCKISPAILGKLLNRMPSLSTSRLLLDHTTSDDAALYRLSANSILVTTTDFFMPIVDDPFDFGCIAAANALSDIYAMGGKPILALNILGMPMAKVAVETIDRILTGGRTICERVDVAIAGGHSIDCQEPFYGLSVCGTAHPNHIKRNSTAQANDVLLLGKPLGIGVLATAYKQGKLDQSGYKTLINYASQLNSVGGELARLKAVHAITDVTGFGLLGHLLEICKASKLQAVLNVDDIPLLSQAVDLATNGITAGAALRNWENCRNDTSLSDKAKTIKALLTDPQTNGGLLVACAPKAAPQVQDLFVRNGFEQATAIGLLNNLGSKKITVV